ATAACGGGTCCTTCCTCTTCCAGGACGGTCCCCTCAGCGATGGACAGCGGGAACCACGATGCGTTCAGACGGACCGGGATACCCGACGCGAGGAGCCGCCTACGGCGAACGAGGGCGTTCTCCTCACCCCGCGCCAACCCGAGGGCGTCGGCGACATCGTCCGGCGGGACAGCCCGCTCGGTCGTGATCTCGTGCTGCGGTTCGAGCCCGGCCGCGCGTACCTCCGCGTCGAACGCGCCGCGTGCCTGTCCGCCCTCGCGCGCCTCGCGTGAGTAGCGCGCCGGCGAGTGCAGCATCGGCGGAATGTAGGTGACCATGGTTCCCCTCCCTTGACGAGGGCGAATCATGCCCTCGGCCGCGAGTACCTGCATTGCCCTGTTGACCAGGCTCCGTGATGCGCCGTACCGCTCGGCAAGCACCGGCTCAGCTGGGAAGACCGTGGCAGGCGGGTAGACGCCGTTCACGATCTCCTCTCGGATTCGGGCCGCGATCTGACGGAAGCCCAACTTGCTTGAGTAGGTCATTTCTCCCTCTTTGACCGAGTCGCTCTTTCGGCCTAAACAACAAACGTTTGATGTTTGTTGACAGCGAGGTCCCGGCGGGTCCATTATCAGAGCCATCGACAAACGTTTGGCGTTTCAATTCGGCAGCATACCTGCCACGTCGGATCGAGTCGAATAGCCAGCTGATCAGCCGGGATGCGGCCAGTCGCCAAAACAGATCCGCACCCCGGCACCCCAAGAGAGGCGCTACCAGCATGCCCATTCCATCCAGCGTGGCCAAGTCCAACGGATGCACGTCGGACTGCCGCAACGGTCAGATCTGGAACCCCGGTTCCGGCCCCTACCCCTGCCCCTTCTGCCGCCCGACCGCCGCGAGCAAGGCGGCCCGATGAACAGCCTCCGCCGCGC
Above is a genomic segment from Streptosporangium album containing:
- a CDS encoding GntR family transcriptional regulator; this translates as MALIMDPPGPRCQQTSNVCCLGRKSDSVKEGEMTYSSKLGFRQIAARIREEIVNGVYPPATVFPAEPVLAERYGASRSLVNRAMQVLAAEGMIRPRQGRGTMVTYIPPMLHSPARYSREAREGGQARGAFDAEVRAAGLEPQHEITTERAVPPDDVADALGLARGEENALVRRRRLLASGIPVRLNASWFPLSIAEGTVLEEEGPVIHGGVKSALAELGYTQTEATERIIVRPPTDAEADALEISPERTVLDIFHVGRTEGGQAVEVTTTVTPAHYLVIENTFPLS